The Medicago truncatula cultivar Jemalong A17 chromosome 7, MtrunA17r5.0-ANR, whole genome shotgun sequence genome includes the window aaatagtattgcgggtctattttaatataatcaaaatttgaatacatatttttcgctagtttttattaacaatttcattaatatgtaattttaaagcctattataaaatatgaaacaacaaaaaaaaaattaaaatatgtgaaaaattaataaagaaggttatttaaaagttaatttcatactataaattataaaattaatagcaaaatatttaaatttaattctcattgacaaaattataaagaattttttttttttaagaaatgaattttttttttcttaaatggtggatcaaaattagtatatatcatagaaatatttaatttatttatgttaaaatagatgaaagtgtagtgcatatttaattattaagggagatggttgtaattcaaacattttaTAGGGGATGAGAGTGTAGATTTTACTTTTCAAGAAAgaaaagtgtatattttaacatttttactCTTTGAGGGGaagagagtgtaatttactgtTTCCATTTTTACTACTATGCTGAATTTTTACAATGACTTTCAATGTGGAATTTAATAGAATCATGAATGCAtattatttcattcattttaattGACCAAGACCATAGTCTTTCTTTCCCTCTTTGTCCCGACAATACTTGTATCTCTCACACTTTTtattccaatattttttttttggtgcacACTTTTTATTCCAATTTAATTACCTCAAAAGCGTTACACATTTGTTGACCCAATTTAGCATTGATTTCACTCACTCCATTCTATATTATTAACTTGTTATATAGTACAAGTTAAATTGGAATTAAAAGTGTTACTCCATGCTAAATTAcgaaatgataaaaacaaaaccaaactacAATCTCAAGCGAGTAACTCCAAGAGTATCATCTAAAAGGGAATGATAGAGATGAGGAGGGCAGAAAATCCAAGACTTTAGAGCATTCGAAGAAGAAGCACCATGCTTAGCAAGCCAATCTGCACACTCGTTACCTTGACGAAGGGTATGCTGAAAATGAACAATCCAATCTCGATGTTGCAGTTGGACAATCTGACTAATCATAGGAGCATGAGGATGATGAGATTGGACATCCGACATGATTAAATCAAGGGCCATCCTAGAATCTGATTCAAGAATAATGTTCCCGTGGCCCGCATCATACGCAACACGAAGGCCATGAAAAATGACATACAATTCGGCTGCCAAACAAGAAGTAATACCACAAAATTCAGAAAAACCCAGCAACCAATCACCATTATTGTTTCTAATAAGACCTCCAAAACCTGATCTCCCAGGATTAGAAAGAGAACTACCGTCAACATTAACTTTTATGATTTCATCTTTACGGTCTCTATATTCAGACTGTATGTGTTTCACATATGTCAGCTCAAAATCTCTCTAAGGCCTTCTAGTGAACCATATCACTAGAGATTAGTAACTATATAAAACATTCAAGCTGTTATATATATCACACCAACTGAAAATAAGAATTACAGTAAAATGTGTAATCTATTTCTAGCTACGACAATAAAAAGAATGAATTTCAAAAGTTACCTGTCAAAATTTGTAGTATTTGCTtgtgtttggttcaactttTCTCATAACTCACTTCTGATATTGAAAGGATAAGGAAAATACTAGAATGAGATTCCAAGGTAGACTGGACCAAGTTGTGATGAGAATCAATGTCAAATAATATTGGATTTTATCATTCAACATAAGTTAGCTTAATGATCTCAGTTGCCATTGATTCCCATCACAACATGGACCAACAAACTAAGGGAAATTCAATGGACCAACATATGTATTTGCTGAATTGGTGCATCCACTGCATATTAAgaacatatataataaattaataatattatttggtTAGTTGGTTTCATATTTGACTATTATGGAGAATGTACTCAATGTAGTACACAATCCTTCATTCATTATACTGGTACTATCTTCTTGCTTCAAAAAGAACAGTAATATGTTTAATTAAGATTGTACTGCCCAATTTGTACTAGAAACATAATCTTGTACTTCTGAGTTTGTAATAGAAACAAAACCTTGTACTTTTGAGTTTGTCCAAGATTATCAGTACAATACGAATCAAAGGCAGTAATATAATTCAAGATTTAGAAAGAAAATTACagtaaattcattatttttagtttcaacCTATGAAACATTTGCACATACACTTAATACGACACTGACACTAgtattaatttgagaaaattaattaattaaatgtagtcagatatatatatatatctatattttaagGTAAATGTAGTCAAATATATTGGTGTTGGACACTTATATACTATAAAGCACGGATACGAACACGGACACaggacacgacacggacactaataatttgaaaaaattacataatctaGTGTAATTACAAATATCGATAATGTGTTGGTGTTGAACACCTTTCCGACATCGGAACACACCTAATCCGAAAAACGTTTGTGCTACATAgcttatatattataataatgtgTGCTACATAgcttatatattataataatggTGTGAAGATAGGTGGAGGGAGTCATATTACTTACAGGAacataaaacaacaaacaattacgaaaatattaatttataattcaaattcaatgatGACAACCACATGGACTTTCCTtcactggaaaaaaaaatgttcaaaactTTTATGCAACATTTTTTTCCATATTTGGTCAAGAACCTTAGCAGCAGGGAAAGCTTTAACAACAGAGAAAGGCTCAACAGGTTTACCAAGAACCAAAATTgcgaaataaaaaatgatgggAACAAAAATTGAGGATTGACCATGATAAGAGGATCAAACTacatttaagcctaaattattgagtttaggggATATAAAGATGACTTGGTGGCCGATGTGGAGGAGCTAAGGAGCATAGTGATATGGAACTCGATCTTTCGAAACCAACTCCTTGCATAATAATCCTAATAATTTTAACAttgaccatttaaaaaaaaaaattgttttagttCGATAAAATCCATCCATATTGCAGAGTAATTCAAATGATAGTAGTGGTTGTGTATGTTGTTATGTTAAGTTAGTTACAAGGATGCTAGTGACTAGTAACTAACTTATGCAATGGAGGATGGAGTACTCTTCTAAATCGGCTAGAAAACCCAATTCCATAAAGTCACGTGGATTAAGCCCAATCAGGGCATAATACCTTAAGAGCTTCAAACGGTTCCCTGATGAGGCGCCGCATTTTATGAAAGTTGTTAGCGTCTCTTTCGCCTATACAAGGGTGACTCAACGTCACTTCCAAGATACGATTCATTTTCACACTCACTCCCACATATTCAACCTCAGAGCCGTCCCTTGGGGGGAGCAAGGAGCACAATGGAGCTGGGCCTCCTCAAGGTATGggactaaaaaaagaaattatagtCCGGTACTATTACctcaactaaaaaaatattgtattctCATTTCTCTGATACGTGCGTTCCAGACTTTCCTTCTCGTTTTAGTGACTGGAATGTTGATAAAGGTATTTGTCTGaacttgtaaaattttattctaATATGGATATTTTTTGTGTTAGTTACAATGATGAGTATTTCTTATGTTTACGGATTTCATTTTCAActtaaatagaacattgctcttttaaaaaaaatacgtttttattttattacttgtCTCTTTTTACTTACAGTGTCGGGCCTCTAGATTCATAGGAACAACCCTGTTCAACCTCATCTCTCACACTGACTTGGGCGTTGGAGTGGTAACGTGTTTACGAGCATCTTTCGCTCGACCGTAAAAACTACACCACCACCGTGTCAGAACACCGCATGCAACCGTTGTCATTCTCTAATCACTAccagataaaatatatataaataagatcCACATTGTAACAGAATGTAGAAGTGatattgaatataatttttcattcaatCATTTAATCACTTTATCTATTCAAATCATGTGTGTTTTACACATGTCTGATCAAACTTTTCCAGAGGTCATCTGATGAGCCATATCTTCCACTTTCTTTGACTAGTTATGTGTTAGAACCTATTTTGCAACCCTAAAGATGTTCTCCAATATGAACAGTGTTGTATTTGATGTAAATAACTATCTTATGCTAATCTTAGCATTTCTTATGTTGAAGAGTTGATTAGCTTATTAAGTAAGTTTTGCCTTTAGAATTCTTAGGTTGACATTTTTAgctaaaaaaacttaataaaaaatttaaacttgtttttgtaaataaataaaaagtctGATTTAACCGACATTGATGTAGGCAAAGCCATAGACCTCGCTTGATCTGTCTACATATTTATGAAGCATGGATACAGACATAGATAACAGACACGACATGGATACTGACACGCCGATACtcctaataatttaaaaaaatcaaataatttaatgtaattatatgtgttatATCGGACACGACACATAACCAACACTAGAACAGTTAAtacgaggagtgtccgtgcttgaTTGCTACCTATTTCCACCAACGGCTGCCCTCCAATACCAAACTATCATTAAGGAGtgcatctttgctccatttcaCTTTCCTCAATTTACCCCATTTCTAGTAATGGATGTGTGACATGTgtataaaagaaaatcaatggCTGTGATTAAATGGCTTGGAAAAAGCAAttcttaaatgaaaaaaaagacaTACGCGCTCTGCTATGAGAAATACTACGCGTACAAACTCTCCTTCTTCCTTCTCATCTCAGATAGCACCTCTCTCCCTCCCGCCGCCGCCGCCCACCTCTCCCTCCCTTGTCCGGCGCACTCTCCCCCTTATACTCCACATCACCTCACCTAAATCATCGTCAGTCAAACTTTTCTCTTCACCGCCACCGCCGCTTCAAACCGCCATTtatgaaaccttaaaaatgttTAAGAGTTGCTTCATTTTCTTGAAGGAATTCATaccataaaaaaatgtttaaagaatCCTGGATGTGAAACTGTGATCAAATATTCTTAATAGAAACATCAAATAGAAATAGGAGAATGAAGGAATAGGAGAAAACCACTTTTACAGGTGCTGTCGTCAGTAAAAATAGGAGAAAATGCCTAACAGAAAATATTCTTCTTGATTGTACAAATAGGAGAATGAAGGAATGAAGAGGGGAGCACAGAAAATGCCTAACAGACAATATTCTTCTTGATTTCTAGTGAATGTATTTAAAGAATCCTGGATGTGAAACTGTGATCAAATATTCTTAATTAGGCTATCAACATATTCTGGATGTATATAAAATATTCTTAATTTATGGAATGTGAGTGTATATAAAGAATCCTCGATGTGAAACTGTGAGCAAAATATCCTTAACAGAAAAATATTCTTAATTTGTACACGGGACACATTATTTAGAAACTGTGATCGAAAATATTATGTTGTGGCAAATATTATTTTGCGGAGTGAAGTCGCGACGTTGTTTGTATAAGCTATTAGCAAGTTTATTAGGCTATCAACTTATAAGTAATTAAAAGAACTGAGTTCCGATAACTCCCTTAACTCATAAGTAAATAAAACACCGCAATTTCTGATAACTGCGTAGGACTTGAGTTCTAAACATGTCTACATATTTGCACATCATTTCATTGTGGTGAAGATATTGTTAGAAACATTAAGTCAATAAGGATTTACTTCTTATAACATTAGTAACGTCGCCGTAATTGAATACTTCAATTTATGATAACAgtgttagaatttattttataatagacCACTTAACAAAATCATGCATCATGTGTTCGTTACAGAATTTTTAATTACAGTGACGAAATCACAGTATCCGCTATTAGCAACACGTTGCGCAGGTGATAAATATTACGTTGCAGCTGAACAAGCTGAACAGAAACAACAGAACAGCAAAAAGCCACTACAAAATAGTTGACAGTGcccaaaatcaaaagaaaacacCACGGTAGCAGCTACCCCTAACTGTCAAAACAGCCAAAATCGAAAATAGCAGCACCACGAATGTGAATGTATGTGTCAACTTGACTTGGTTATGACTCTTGGATTGTAGCTTGATGTTGAGTTCCATTGTCAACTTGACTTGATTGTGTCGCTTGAATGGTAGTTTCTTGCTGCATAATGTAAGAAaaggtaaataaataatatcgtTTCTTACCGGTAACAACtgtaataaaatttaatacatTGATAAAAACTACTTACCGGTAACGACTGCACTAAATTTTCACCAGACCTCTTTCTCTTTGAGCACATCTTtgtctttttatcttttttctcaATCCAAGATTTATATCGCTTTTTCTGCTTGCGTGAACATTCTCGATTAGCTATGCCTTTTGCCATGCCAACGGTGTCCACATTGTCAATTTCATCATTTGCAATTGATATGGATACATGAACCATGCCACCTGATTCTCCATCCACATACTTTTTGGCCAACATATCATCAATTATTTTGCTGGACTCTTCATAAACTTTGGACAAAAATGTGTAAGTTTCATGAGTTTCTGAAGCTTTGTTGGTCAACTTAACCATTCGAGGACATAACTCATTGTACCGCTTCATAAAATGGGCTTTTATGTCTAATTCAACATGCCTCCCTTTCCAATCTTGATCACTTCCCAACCTTGCATTTCTTGTCCATCGCTTAAGTATATAGATTTCAGGAATTAACTTAATGTTCATGACATCTAAAACTTTCAAAGCATGACTGCATAAGATGCCATGTGTCTCAAATTTACGACAATCACAAGAAACTTTTTGTTCCATAGCATTTCCCATAACTATCCTCTCCGTTGGATTATCATAGTTTGTGACAGCATACAAGCCTTCTTTCAAATCTTTTATGCAAGTGTCTTGATATTCTTCATATTCCTCTTGGAACTCCTCAAATATTCTTGGAGTGTAAACATTTGCAGCTTGTATGAGCATACGAGccttcttcattttcaatctAGGAAGCTTATTTTTTGACTCATATTCAGCTTCTGACTCTTTGTTTCGTTTACCATTAACAGCTCTTTTAAAGTGTGTAAAAAATTGTACCAAATTTAAATCAGACTTCAAATGGTTCTTCAAATCAGCATTAAAGCTCTCACTTAATTGAGTAGATCTCATACCTGCAGTGAATGTTTTCCGGACATATGTCCATGCCCATTTCTCCTTCAATTGAAAAATTGTATGCAACCACGACCCTTCCAATATATTATGCTCAACAAGCAAAGAATTCCAAGCATTCAAAAATTCACCCTCATCTTCATGTAGATTTATGCATGCTTCAAAATCCAAACCGAATCGTGAACTCTTTTGATACAAGTGGTTCACATGCCGTAAAGCATTCTGTCTTATATGCCAAGTGCACAATCCATGAAATGTTTCTGGCATAACTAAGGAAATAGCCTTAGCCATCGCAGCATCTTGATCCGTCATCATGGTTTTTAGCTTTTTACCACCCATTGCCTTGAGAAATGTTTCAAATAACCACTTGAAAGAAGGGATTTTTTCGTAAGGTCTTTTTTTGTAAAACCAACTGTCTTTATTCCACCAGCTTGCTTGGATATATATTCATGCAAATCTTTTGGTCTTAATCCAGATTCATCTCCCAAGACAATTTGTGATGCTTGTGTATCAGATATGCGTCGATGAGAGCGAATCATATGAACATGCTCAGGTTGAAGTTCGTGGTTATGTTCAGCTATAAAGTCAACAACTTTATATTTCTCTATCTTCCGATCGAGTGAAATAACCATACGCGCCAACACATCCCGTTCTAATTTCTGCTCTAGGCTCCCCTTTTGGTTGACGTCTTTTGTCAACACCCCGTACACCCTCTTTGAAGCATGTGAATCTTCTTGAAGTCAAAACTCCATCTACTTTGCTTTTATTTCCATATTCTCGACGAATACCAAATCCAATTCTTTTACTGTACTCATTATAAAATTCATAAGCCGCCGACTCAGAATCAAACTTCATTTCCAAGTGAGGTACATTGTTGGCAATACTTCCTTGTCCGTGTTGCACATTATGTTCATGAATGTCGTTCACCAATTTATCGACACAATctgaaaaaaccaaaatttacaATTAAGATCGCCATAACCGATAATTGCAGGCATAAACTTACATGAAACAATGTCTCAGATCAATATACTTGAAGAACTTAGACTACATAAGAATTTTTTGACCATAAAAGCTATCTATTACTATTAAAAAAGCATTGGGGACAGATAGTGACATAAGAACTTAGACTTACATTAAACAAGGtagataaatttataaaatggtGTCCATAAACTATCACGTAAGTGAACCATCATGTAAATGAAACAAGGTAGATAGATTTATACAGATGGTGACTTAAGTTAACCATCACGTAATACCCTA containing:
- the LOC112416545 gene encoding protein FAR1-RELATED SEQUENCE 5-like; amino-acid sequence: MGGKKLKTMMTDQDAAMAKAISLVMPETFHGLCTWHIRQNALRHVNHLYQKSSRFGLDFEACINLHEDEGEFLNAWNSLLVEHNILEGSWLHTIFQLKEKWAWTYVRKTFTAGMRSTQLSESFNADLKNHLKSDLNLVQFFTHFKRAVNGKRNKESEAEYESKNKLPRLKMKKARMLIQAANVYTPRIFEEFQEEYEEYQDTCIKDLKEGLYAVTNYDNPTERIVMGNAMEQKVSCDCRKFETHGILCSHALKVLDVMNIKLIPEIYILKRWTRNARLGSDQDWKGRHVELDIKAHFMKRYNELCPRMVKLTNKASETHETYTFLSKVYEESSKIIDDMLAKKYVDGESGGMVHVSISIANDEIDNVDTVGMAKGIANRECSRKQKKRYKSWIEKKDKKTKMCSKRKRSGENLVQSLPQETTIQATQSSQVDNGTQHQATIQES